ATATCGATTTGAAAATAAGTGGCGGTGGAACTTGCCTGGGGCCGCATAACGGCAGTGAATAAATGTTGGTGTTTGTTAAGAGGGGCGAAAGCCCCTTTTTTTGTCTGATAAAGATCGACTGCGACGGATTTAGATTAAATAGCATCAACGGCGCTGGTTTTTGCGTAAGTAGGCTATTAAAAAACACCCACGCCATGCTTTTAGTTAGAAACACATTTTGTGCGAGTACGCAGCTGTCAAGTTTGACAGGCTGTGCAGTGGGGAAAAAGGGGGTTTAATCAAACGGTCAATCGTCTCGTGCGGCTGGCGATAAATGCAAAGCGTCTCTTACTCAAAGGAGTATGTAGCAATGGCTAAGTCGAACAATACACAACCCGCTTCAATCGATAAAAAAAGCAGGTCGAGTGCTACGGGGGCTAACTGTAATCCAAGTAACGGTCCATTGGCACAGCCTGTGCCTCAAGGGCTTGCGCCTCACGCGCCGCGAGCTGTGTCCGACATTGTAGTCACCAATGCCCTGCCCCCCGAGTCGGGTCTTCCGCCTAACCTGATGGAAACTATCGTCGCGCAAACGGAAGGGGCCAATCTCGAAATTAATATGTGGGAGGATACATTTCCTAATCCCCTTTCTAACCCGGATATGTTACAGCTCTATCTTAATGGCGTGCCTTACGGAAACCGTCATGATTTTCCCAAACCATTGTCAAGCCTGACGTGGCCCTATGAAATTAACATCAAAGGCGATGATATAACCAACCACGGGGAGTATCGCTTAACCTATGAGATTTTTTTGGGGATTGGTGGTAGTGAGCCTTCCGGCCCTACTCTGGTGAACGTCGATACGGTGGGCCCTGCCGGCGGTATTTTGTTGGACGCTATTACCTTGGTGGCGGGTGCGGAGGACGGGAAGGTCACGCTGAGTTCCCTGGCAGCCAATGGCGATGAGCTGACCTGCAGTGTGCCTGGACGCTTGATTGCGCGTCCGCTCGATACACTTCACATCTACAAGACCTATACGGATGCTGATCCGATAAAAATAATAACAAACTTGCCGCTTGATACATCGCCGATCGAGTTTTCTCTGACCAAGGACGAAGTTGTCGATGGCGGTACACGCGTGGATCGTATGGCGTATCGTTACTTTGACTATTCAAAAAACTCAACCATTTATCCGCCAAAACTCAGAGAAGTTGAATATATATTGACGCCGCAACCGGAGAACTTGAGCGATCCAGCGGTACCGGCGGCGCCGTTGGATCTTCGGGACGCACAATTGAAATTGGCAGAAGTGCATCTTTTCGGCTATGACAATTTCAGATCCGGCCAGATCGTGCAAATCGAGCTGGTGAGTGCGCTCGGTACTCAGATATTTCCTCACACATTGCTTACCGAGCCTACCCCCACTGACCCAGCGAAAATCGAAATTCCCTGGCTCATTCTCTTCGCGATCTATGGAATCAGCGGGCCGGGCACCGCCAGTCTTCGTTACCGTGTGGTAGAGGAGGGCAACCCTTCAGCCTGGTCCAACACGATCACGGTGGCCGCGGACTTCAGCTCTGCCGCTGGGGACCCAGACGATCCGGGCCCGGTCAGGGATTACCTGCCGTTGGTCACCGTGACGTCCAGCGAGGGGCTTGTCAATGAAATCGGCCCGGGTGATACCGGCAATGCGACGGCTGAGTTTGATGTGTATCCGGGCGCGGCCGTGGACCACGAGCTTCAGTGCTACTGGGGAGGGACACCGATTTACCCCTCCCCACGTACCGTGACTCAGGCTGACCTGGACTCGGGGACATTCGCCGTCATTATTACGGCGGCCGTCATCGCAGCAGGCGGAAACGAACTGGACAAGAAGGTTTGGTACAGCCTGACGAATGGAGTAAACGCCAACGTGGACACCTCCCAGTCTACGCTGGTCGATGTATTTGCCAGCGAGCTGCAGAATTTGACGCCGCCACAGTTCCCCAAGTCTGTAGACGCAGGCGGCGGGCTTCGCTCGATCAGTTGCAAGCAGTCTGTTGAACTGGGTATCGATACGAGCATCGTGGACCGGGTCAACTTGAAACAGGATGACACGATCAGGCGCTTCTGGACCCTGTACGGAGAGGGGTTAACGTCCACCAACAAGCTCGTCGAAGCGGAAATACTGCCCCCGATTGTGGTGGCAAATGATCATAGCCTGCCCGGCGGTGGGGAGAGTTTCCTCGTGGACTTCGCCACCTATGTGCAGCCTGCGATTTTGGGCCGTGTTGAATTCTTTTACACAGTACTCAAGGCCGACGGCGTGACACAGGGCAAGTCGCCCACGACAGTGCTTTATGTAAGCCGGCGCAATGCCGATAACACCGTTTGCGGCGCCCCGCCCGCTACGCCTTAAGTGCATCAAGGTACGAACCGTCATTGGCAGTGGCAGTAATGACGGTTCGTATCCTTCGCTCGTTGTAAATACCTATCCGCAATAAACTTGCTACCTACGCATATTTAGGATTAGTCCTACGATCACTGGGACTATGCCTACATGAACCTATCCTTCTTGTACGTACCCTTGCCGCTTCTGAAAGCCTGAGTCGATGGTCCTTAAATCGCTTGGCTTGTTCAGTCACCGACTAGAGGTACTTACCATGACTACTGAAACAACATTTTGTCTTTCTCGCTTATCGCTGGCTATCAAAGTATTGGCTGTGATGCCCATGACATTCGTGGCCACACAGGCCAACGCACTGAACATCTACCCAGGCCAGAACGTGGTGATAGACGGGGCCTCGCAGGACGATCGGTACGTTGTCAAAGAGGCGACCCTGACGTCCAACGGGGCGAGGATTGTGGGCGTCCAGGCGCATGATTCCACGTTCACCATGAATGGCGGCACGGTCAAAAATACCGCAGGCAAGGAAGTCGGCGTGGCGCTTTACGGCAGCAAGGGCACGCTGCGCGATGCTTCCGTATCCAGCGGTGGGGCCGAAGGCATGATTGTCGGCACCCAATCGAATCGTGGCTCGACGGTGGAGGTGTTCGACAGCACGATATCCGGCGGCACAGATGGCATCGTGCTCAGTGGCTCGAGCACGCTGGCCTTGAACAACACCCAGGTCAGTGGTGAAAAAGCCGGCTTGAGAGCGTACGACGGACAACTCACCGCCCAGGGCGGCCGCATATACGGCGGCACCAACGGGATCGTGGCGTATCGCTTGCCTACGGTGGATAACCCCTCGGTGCTGAACCTCAACCAGACCGAGGTGGTGGGCGGCACAGGCGCCGCCATCCTGGTGGACTACCCCGGCGGCACCCGGATCAATATCAACGATGGCACCACCCTGAACGGCGGCAACGGCAACATGCTCGAAATCGACCATGGTGGTGCGGCCGATGTGAATGTGTTCAACAGTGCCCTGAGCGGTAACGTTCAGGTTGGCAAAGACAGCGCCCTGGACTTGAAGATGGATGCCGCTTTCATGAATGGCGATATCGTCAACAACGGTGGCATTGCTAACGTTGGCCTGAACAACGGCTCGGTGTTGACTGGACGCCTGGACAATGTCGATAAACTGTCGGTCAACAGCGATGCCACCTGGGTGATGGTCGACGGGCAGCAGGCGCTCAACGCGTTGTCGATGAATGGCGGTAACGTCAAGTTCGGCGATTCGGGGGCCTTCTATAAGTTGGATGTAGGCAACCTGTCCGGCACGGGCGGTACGTTCATCATGAAGGCGGATTTTGGCCAGATGACCGGTGACTTCCTGAATGTGACGGGCACCTCTTCCGGTGATCATCAGCTGCTGATCGCCAGTACGGGAGCCGATCCGCTGTCCGAGCGCCTGCAGATGGTTCACACCGCCGACGGCGTGGCGAACTTCAGCCTGGTGGGTGGGCGGGTCGACCTCGGTACCTATTCATACGACCTCGTGTCCGACAACCAGAACCATGACTGGTACCTTGACCCGGATAACAAAATCATCAGCCCAAGCACCAACTCTGTGCTGGCGCTGTTCAACGCGGCGCCGAGTGTGTTGTTGGGTGAAATGACCACCTTGCGCACGCGCATGGGTGAACTGCGTTTCAATGGTGGTCAGAGCGCCGGCTTGTGGACGCGCGCCTATGGCAACAAATATGAAGTGTCCAACGACAAGACAGGCCTGGGTTATAACCAGAGCCAGCGTGGTTTCACCCTGGGCGCGGATGCGCCGCTGGAGGCCGGCGACGGGCAGTGGTTGATCGGCGTGATGGCCGGGCACAGTCAGTCGGACCTGGACCTTAACCTGGGCAGCAAAGCGACCATCAACAGTTACTACATGGGTGGCTATGCCACCTGGCTGGACAGCGAGAGCGGCTTTTACTTCGACGGCGTGCTCAAGTTCAACCGCTTGCACAATGAATCCAATGTCGCCATGAGCGACGGCAAGAAAAGCAAAGGCAACTACACGCAAAATGCCACCGGCGCTTCGGCGGAATTCGGTCGGCATATCACGCTGGATGACGGTTACTTCGTGGAGCCCTATGGCCAATTGTCGGCGGTAATCACTCAGGCCCAGAGTTACACGCTGGACAACGGTCTGAAAGCCAAGGGTGACCGTTCAAGTTCGGTCATTGGTGAAGTGGGGGTCACTGCTGGCAACAACATCCAACTCGACAGCGGTGGCATCCTGCAGCCTTACTTGAAGGCCGCCGTCAGTCATGAGTTCGACCAGAGCAACAAAGTGTTCGTCAACGACAACGCGTTCAACAACGATTTGTCGGGCTCACGGCTGAAACTCGGCGCGGGTGTAGCGATGTCGGTCTCCCAGGAGTTGAGCGTGCATGCGGACGTGGAACGCAGCGTGGGCAAGAATATCAAGCAACCGTTGGGGATCAATGTCGGGTTGCGCTACGCATTCTAAGTCGCGCGGGTAACTTGGGCGGGCGCCTCCTTCATAGGAAAGGAGGTGCTTCCGTTCGTCGGTCAAGTTTAAAACCTGTCAGGTTTGACAGTAGGCGGTTATTTTTTTTTGACGCTAACTGGATGGGCATTCTTTTATATAAGGAGATTCCCATGGGTTATTCGTTGAAGAAGAAAATGATGCGGGCTGTACCTGGGGTGTTAGTGGCAGCAGGGATGGCAGTGCTGCTCGCCGCGTGTTCCAGCAACCCTGAAGATATAGGAGTGGATGGTTATCCGAACGTGGATCCACCCTGCACAAGTGCAGGCTATTTCAAAAGCGTAACGCCTGGCTGGTATTACAGGTGCGTATACAGCAACAGCATCAATCGTTGGATAAAATATCCGAACCAATGCCCCCCAGGCCAGGAATTTAATCCCGCCACAAGGAAATGCGAATAACATAAATGCCGCATCAATAAGCCTCTCTTCCGTACGGTCGAGAGGCTTTTTTTTGCAGGATAAGTGCCCCGGGTGGCGCTGAAGCGCGTATCGAATAACGTCCGGGAACGTTCCGTGCACAACGCCACTCGGCACCGTTTCAAAAAAATGGAGCTATGGAAGTTCTGCCACCAGAATATCATCCAGTGAAAAATTCGCCGGTGACAGCGTGCTTTTGAAGGAAATACGCAGC
This genomic stretch from Pseudomonas orientalis harbors:
- a CDS encoding autotransporter outer membrane beta-barrel domain-containing protein, producing MPMTFVATQANALNIYPGQNVVIDGASQDDRYVVKEATLTSNGARIVGVQAHDSTFTMNGGTVKNTAGKEVGVALYGSKGTLRDASVSSGGAEGMIVGTQSNRGSTVEVFDSTISGGTDGIVLSGSSTLALNNTQVSGEKAGLRAYDGQLTAQGGRIYGGTNGIVAYRLPTVDNPSVLNLNQTEVVGGTGAAILVDYPGGTRININDGTTLNGGNGNMLEIDHGGAADVNVFNSALSGNVQVGKDSALDLKMDAAFMNGDIVNNGGIANVGLNNGSVLTGRLDNVDKLSVNSDATWVMVDGQQALNALSMNGGNVKFGDSGAFYKLDVGNLSGTGGTFIMKADFGQMTGDFLNVTGTSSGDHQLLIASTGADPLSERLQMVHTADGVANFSLVGGRVDLGTYSYDLVSDNQNHDWYLDPDNKIISPSTNSVLALFNAAPSVLLGEMTTLRTRMGELRFNGGQSAGLWTRAYGNKYEVSNDKTGLGYNQSQRGFTLGADAPLEAGDGQWLIGVMAGHSQSDLDLNLGSKATINSYYMGGYATWLDSESGFYFDGVLKFNRLHNESNVAMSDGKKSKGNYTQNATGASAEFGRHITLDDGYFVEPYGQLSAVITQAQSYTLDNGLKAKGDRSSSVIGEVGVTAGNNIQLDSGGILQPYLKAAVSHEFDQSNKVFVNDNAFNNDLSGSRLKLGAGVAMSVSQELSVHADVERSVGKNIKQPLGINVGLRYAF
- a CDS encoding chitin-binding domain-containing protein encodes the protein MGYSLKKKMMRAVPGVLVAAGMAVLLAACSSNPEDIGVDGYPNVDPPCTSAGYFKSVTPGWYYRCVYSNSINRWIKYPNQCPPGQEFNPATRKCE